From the genome of Thermoflexus hugenholtzii, one region includes:
- the trmD gene encoding tRNA (guanosine(37)-N1)-methyltransferase TrmD, which produces MRIDVVTLFPEYFESPLRVSILKRAQESGHVQIVIHNLRAFGIGRHRVTDDTPYGGGGGMVMRPEPIFDAVEHILAEVPEAERMQIPIILLDPAGRRFTQEVAWELAGHPRLVLICGHYEGVDERVREHLATDEISIGDFVLTGGEPAALVILDAVVRLVPGVLGDPEAPRHDSFAGSLLEHPHYTRPAVYRGWEVPEVLRSGHHQAIARWRRMQSLRRTWERRPDLLLRAALTEEERSWIARWEAERRALLAPLLEGAPPGEPSAPLPDEARG; this is translated from the coding sequence GTGCGGATTGACGTCGTGACGTTGTTCCCGGAATACTTTGAGAGCCCCCTGCGGGTCAGCATCCTGAAGCGCGCTCAGGAGTCTGGACACGTTCAGATCGTGATCCACAACCTGCGCGCCTTCGGCATCGGACGGCATCGGGTGACCGATGACACGCCTTACGGCGGGGGCGGCGGGATGGTCATGCGGCCGGAGCCGATCTTCGACGCCGTGGAGCATATCCTGGCGGAGGTCCCGGAGGCCGAGCGTATGCAGATCCCCATCATCCTCCTGGACCCGGCCGGGCGGCGCTTCACCCAGGAGGTGGCCTGGGAGCTGGCCGGCCATCCCCGCCTGGTGCTGATCTGCGGTCATTACGAGGGCGTGGACGAACGGGTGCGGGAGCACCTGGCGACCGACGAGATCTCCATCGGCGACTTCGTCCTGACCGGCGGCGAGCCCGCCGCCCTGGTGATCCTCGACGCTGTGGTGCGCCTGGTGCCCGGCGTGCTGGGCGATCCGGAGGCCCCGCGGCACGACTCCTTCGCGGGGAGCCTCCTGGAGCATCCCCACTACACCCGCCCCGCCGTCTATCGGGGCTGGGAGGTCCCCGAAGTCCTGCGCTCCGGCCATCACCAGGCCATCGCCCGGTGGCGCCGGATGCAGTCCCTCCGGCGGACCTGGGAACGTCGCCCGGATCTCCTCCTCCGGGCGGCCCTCACCGAAGAGGAGCGCTCCTGGATCGCCCGCTGGGAAGCGGAGCGCCGCGCCCTCCTGGCCCCCCTGCTCGAAGGGGCGCCCCCTGGGGAGCCCTCCGCACCCTTGCCGGATGAAGCGCGCGGTTGA
- a CDS encoding PLP-dependent cysteine synthase family protein: MRAPFFGPTFEEMRDPSRQPPEVRARALAVRERDPLDPYNLFNITWRDPEGRIYYEVLPRALTGVEAPIVVIYAKDFPTGSHKVGAAYSILMEKVLLEGLRPGEHVLVWPSTGNYGIGGAWVGGRMGFEGIVILPEGMSRERFERIEAYGARVIRTPGSESNVKEIYDKCKELTAADPRVRVLNQFSEMGNYRFHYYVTGNTIVDLAAELRERGIGEGKVAAFVSAMGSAGTIGAGDRLKQVWPTCRVVGVEPIQCPTLYLNGYGVHDIQGIGDKHVTWIHHVMNMDALMCVDDLSCKKGLQLLAEEAGWKVLMRWGVSEEQVMRLSQMFGISGIANVLGAIKTAKFYRFGPKDVIVTVATDGVDRYRSVLAELTRQCGPMDEVEATVRLVHIFHGQGLDWIQEGTQENRRRWHNLKYFTWVEQQGKTVEELDAQLDPEWWEREQARIPELDRLWREARGF; the protein is encoded by the coding sequence ATGCGCGCGCCGTTCTTCGGACCCACCTTTGAGGAGATGCGGGATCCCTCGCGCCAGCCTCCGGAGGTGCGGGCGCGGGCCCTGGCGGTGCGGGAGCGCGATCCCCTGGATCCTTATAACCTTTTCAACATCACCTGGCGGGATCCGGAGGGTCGGATCTATTACGAGGTTCTCCCCCGGGCGCTCACCGGGGTGGAGGCGCCCATCGTGGTGATCTACGCCAAGGATTTCCCCACCGGCTCGCACAAAGTCGGGGCGGCCTATTCCATCCTGATGGAGAAGGTGCTCCTGGAGGGCCTGCGGCCGGGGGAGCACGTGCTGGTGTGGCCGTCCACGGGGAATTATGGGATCGGCGGGGCCTGGGTGGGGGGACGGATGGGCTTTGAGGGGATCGTGATCCTGCCGGAGGGGATGAGCCGGGAGCGCTTCGAGCGGATCGAGGCCTATGGGGCGCGGGTGATCCGGACGCCGGGCTCGGAGAGCAACGTGAAGGAGATCTACGACAAGTGCAAGGAGCTGACGGCGGCCGACCCGCGGGTGCGGGTGCTCAACCAGTTCAGCGAGATGGGGAACTATCGGTTTCACTATTACGTCACTGGCAACACCATTGTGGACCTGGCGGCGGAGCTGCGGGAGCGGGGGATTGGGGAGGGGAAGGTGGCGGCCTTCGTTTCGGCGATGGGTTCGGCGGGGACCATCGGGGCGGGGGATCGGCTGAAGCAGGTCTGGCCGACCTGTCGGGTGGTGGGCGTGGAGCCCATCCAGTGCCCCACCCTGTATCTGAACGGATATGGGGTTCACGACATCCAGGGGATCGGGGACAAGCATGTGACGTGGATCCATCACGTGATGAACATGGATGCGTTGATGTGCGTGGATGATCTGTCGTGCAAGAAGGGGTTGCAGTTGCTGGCGGAGGAGGCGGGGTGGAAGGTGCTAATGCGCTGGGGGGTTTCGGAGGAGCAGGTGATGCGGCTGTCGCAGATGTTCGGCATCAGCGGGATCGCCAACGTGCTGGGGGCGATCAAAACGGCGAAGTTTTACCGGTTCGGGCCGAAGGACGTCATCGTGACGGTGGCCACGGACGGGGTGGATCGGTATCGGTCGGTGCTGGCGGAGCTCACGCGGCAGTGTGGGCCGATGGACGAGGTGGAGGCCACGGTGCGCCTGGTGCACATCTTCCATGGGCAGGGGCTGGACTGGATCCAGGAGGGGACGCAGGAGAACCGGCGGCGGTGGCACAACCTGAAGTATTTCACGTGGGTGGAGCAACAGGGCAAGACGGTGGAGGAGCTGGACGCGCAGCTGGATCCGGAGTGGTGGGAGCGGGAGCAGGCGCGGATCCCTGAGCTGGACCGGTTGTGGCGGGAGGCGCGAGGCTTTTAG
- a CDS encoding LCP family protein, whose translation MNSATSTSPRPASGGRYYRLFVAVLLASTLLSTWLGIAVVMAARAQRWRAMAGAGGSGGGPLGLPPISEVGRMLNPIEWLNPAPAWPVPGRLNILVLGVDRRPDEQDVPVRSDGIMLIGLDPISDTISVLSIPRDLYVPIPGLEERGISQSRINTACFYGDYYHLGGCGELAKRTVAYNFGVPVHRYVLLDFNGFKRIIDLVGGIEVDVPRTIVDNAYPTDDYRTERLVIPAGRIHMDGELALKYVRTRHADSDFGRLKRQQQVLMALRAKVLSLQTLPQIPEILRTLGNSVQTDLTIPEMLAIAQFARGVPEERIRLLAVEPSMVRPWQTPGGAAVLIPNRQALAALMEAFNWER comes from the coding sequence GTGAATTCCGCGACATCGACCTCTCCCCGCCCGGCCTCAGGCGGGCGGTATTACCGGCTGTTCGTGGCGGTCCTGCTCGCCTCCACGTTGCTTTCCACCTGGCTGGGGATCGCCGTGGTGATGGCCGCGCGCGCCCAGCGCTGGCGGGCGATGGCCGGCGCGGGAGGCTCCGGCGGCGGCCCGCTGGGCCTGCCGCCCATCTCCGAGGTGGGGCGGATGCTCAATCCCATCGAGTGGCTCAACCCGGCGCCCGCATGGCCGGTCCCCGGCCGTCTGAACATCCTGGTGCTGGGCGTGGATCGCCGGCCCGACGAACAGGACGTCCCGGTCCGCTCCGATGGGATCATGCTCATCGGCCTGGACCCCATCAGCGATACGATCTCCGTGCTCTCCATCCCCCGGGATCTCTATGTGCCCATCCCCGGGCTGGAGGAGCGCGGGATCTCCCAGAGCCGCATCAACACCGCGTGCTTCTACGGGGACTATTACCACCTCGGCGGATGCGGGGAGCTGGCCAAGCGGACGGTGGCTTACAACTTCGGCGTCCCGGTGCACCGCTACGTCCTCCTGGACTTCAACGGCTTCAAGCGGATCATCGATCTGGTGGGCGGGATCGAGGTGGATGTGCCCCGCACCATCGTGGACAACGCTTACCCCACGGATGACTATCGCACGGAGCGCCTGGTGATCCCGGCCGGGCGGATCCATATGGATGGGGAGCTGGCGCTGAAGTATGTGCGGACCCGGCATGCGGACAGCGATTTCGGGCGGCTGAAGCGGCAACAGCAGGTACTGATGGCCCTGCGGGCGAAGGTCCTTTCCCTTCAGACCCTGCCCCAGATCCCGGAGATCCTGCGGACCCTGGGCAACTCTGTGCAGACGGATCTGACGATCCCGGAGATGCTGGCCATCGCCCAGTTCGCCCGGGGGGTGCCGGAGGAGCGGATCCGCCTGCTCGCCGTGGAGCCCTCCATGGTCCGCCCCTGGCAGACGCCGGGGGGCGCGGCGGTCCTGATCCCCAACCGCCAGGCGCTGGCGGCGCTGATGGAGGCGTTCAACTGGGAGCGATAG
- a CDS encoding DUF2085 domain-containing protein, whose amino-acid sequence MASSASSPRIAAASDRTGRLSRWLAREWIWAFVLLYGLFVGLPWLAPILMRLGWETPARWLYAFYSLFCHQLPQRSLFLFGLKPMYSLSEIRQVWPYEDPLQLRAFIGDPVFGYKVAWSDRMISTYTSFWLAALLFALSGRRWRPLPWWALFLLTLPIALDGTSHLINDLLYGIGERGFRYDNAWLVALTGGRLPEWFYVGDALGSFNSWMRWISGVLFGLGAGGFALPYVDRSFRELGETEA is encoded by the coding sequence ATGGCTTCCTCCGCCTCGTCTCCGCGAATAGCGGCCGCGTCGGATCGAACCGGTCGCCTGAGCCGCTGGCTGGCCCGGGAATGGATCTGGGCCTTCGTCCTCCTCTACGGCCTCTTCGTGGGGCTCCCCTGGCTCGCCCCCATCCTGATGCGCCTGGGCTGGGAGACCCCCGCGCGGTGGCTGTATGCCTTCTACAGCCTCTTCTGCCATCAGCTCCCCCAGCGCTCCCTCTTCCTCTTCGGCCTCAAGCCGATGTATTCCCTCTCGGAGATCCGACAGGTCTGGCCGTATGAGGATCCCCTCCAGCTGCGCGCCTTCATCGGGGACCCGGTCTTCGGTTACAAGGTCGCCTGGTCGGACCGCATGATCTCGACCTACACCAGCTTCTGGCTGGCCGCCCTCCTCTTCGCCCTGAGCGGGCGCCGCTGGCGGCCGCTGCCGTGGTGGGCCCTCTTCCTCCTCACCCTGCCCATCGCCCTGGATGGGACCTCCCATCTGATCAACGACCTGCTGTATGGGATCGGCGAGCGGGGCTTCCGCTATGACAACGCCTGGCTGGTCGCCCTGACGGGCGGGAGGCTGCCCGAATGGTTCTACGTCGGCGACGCCCTGGGCTCCTTCAACTCCTGGATGCGCTGGATCAGCGGGGTCCTGTTCGGGTTGGGCGCCGGCGGCTTCGCCCTGCCTTACGTGGACCGATCCTTCCGGGAGCTGGGGGAAACCGAAGCGTGA
- a CDS encoding Lon protease family protein — MARSLPPEALRRTVDPNTLPLRSTEEHPPLAGLIGQPRAVAALEFGLDIPDQGFNIYVAGPPGVGRMTGVQMFLEARAKNQPTPPDWCYVYNFQDPSRPRALRLPPGRGRELQRDMQRLIEGVRREIPRVFESDEYNARREAILKEINQQREEILRRLNQRAMAQEMMVEVTPMGIAVIPLLGGRPITDQQFAALPPAMQELLRRRREAFEEEVKQALKEIRQLERAAQERLRRLNREVALFVVEGLMDDLFEKYRDLPEVIAYLKAVQEDIVENVDQFRSREEGAPGLPFPLPLPAFGDLALRKYTVNVLVDNAEQQGAPVIIEWNPTFPNVFGRLEKESLLGVLHTDFTLIRAGALHRANGGYLVMPVEGVLVNPFVWEGLKRALRQRAVEIEEPGERMGLLTTRTLDPEPIPLHVKVILIGSPLLYHLLYLYDEEFSELFKVKADFDIEMPWDENGMRDYIALIGTLCRKEDLCHLDAGAVARVIEYGGRLAEDQTRLSTRFAEVADLVREASFWARKAGSPLVTAEHVRQALEAKVYRSNLIEERIRQLIAEGTLLIDVEGAKVGQVNGLSVLDLGDYRFGRPNRITATVALGREGVIDIEREARLGGPIHTKGVLILSGYLASKYAQDKPLTLSARLVFEQSYSGVEGDSASCAELCALLSALADVPIRQGIAITGSINQKGELQAIGGVNEKIEGFYYTCKVKGLTGEQGVIIPEANVRNLMLREEVVEAVREGKFHIWAARTVDEAIEILTGIPAGERGPDGRYPEGTINARVDQRLREMAETLQRFGREERGERKAPEAREEGRGNAGGGNMSVE, encoded by the coding sequence ATGGCCCGTTCCCTTCCGCCGGAGGCCCTGCGCCGCACCGTGGATCCGAACACCCTGCCGCTGCGCTCCACCGAAGAGCATCCCCCCCTCGCCGGCCTGATCGGGCAGCCCCGGGCGGTGGCCGCCCTGGAGTTCGGGCTGGACATCCCGGACCAGGGTTTCAACATCTATGTGGCCGGTCCCCCCGGCGTCGGCCGCATGACCGGCGTCCAGATGTTCCTGGAGGCCCGGGCGAAAAACCAGCCTACGCCCCCCGACTGGTGCTACGTTTACAACTTCCAGGACCCCTCCCGGCCGCGGGCCCTGCGCCTGCCGCCCGGCCGGGGCCGGGAGCTGCAACGGGACATGCAGCGGCTCATCGAGGGGGTGCGCCGGGAGATCCCCCGCGTCTTCGAAAGCGATGAATACAACGCCCGCCGCGAGGCCATCCTCAAGGAGATCAACCAGCAGCGGGAGGAGATCCTCAGGCGCCTCAACCAGCGGGCCATGGCTCAGGAGATGATGGTGGAGGTCACCCCCATGGGCATCGCCGTGATCCCCCTCCTGGGCGGACGGCCCATCACGGACCAGCAGTTCGCCGCTCTCCCTCCGGCCATGCAGGAGCTGCTCCGCCGCCGCCGGGAGGCCTTCGAAGAGGAGGTCAAACAGGCCCTCAAGGAGATCCGCCAGCTGGAGCGGGCCGCCCAGGAGCGGCTGCGCCGGCTGAACCGGGAGGTGGCCCTCTTCGTGGTCGAGGGGCTGATGGACGACCTCTTCGAGAAATACCGGGACCTCCCCGAGGTGATCGCCTACCTCAAGGCGGTGCAGGAGGACATCGTCGAGAACGTGGACCAGTTCCGGAGCCGCGAGGAGGGTGCCCCGGGGCTTCCCTTCCCCCTCCCCCTGCCGGCCTTCGGGGATCTGGCCCTGCGCAAATACACCGTGAACGTGCTGGTGGACAACGCCGAGCAGCAGGGAGCCCCGGTGATCATCGAGTGGAACCCCACCTTCCCCAACGTCTTCGGCCGCCTGGAGAAGGAGAGCCTGCTCGGGGTGCTGCACACCGACTTCACCCTGATCCGCGCCGGGGCGCTGCACCGGGCCAACGGAGGCTACCTGGTGATGCCCGTGGAGGGGGTTCTGGTCAACCCCTTCGTCTGGGAGGGCCTCAAGCGCGCCCTGCGGCAGCGGGCCGTCGAGATCGAGGAGCCCGGAGAGCGCATGGGGTTGCTCACCACCCGCACCCTGGACCCCGAGCCCATCCCCCTTCACGTGAAGGTCATCCTCATCGGCAGCCCGCTCCTCTACCACCTGCTGTATCTCTACGATGAGGAGTTCAGCGAGCTCTTCAAGGTGAAGGCCGACTTCGACATCGAGATGCCCTGGGACGAGAACGGGATGCGGGATTACATCGCCCTCATCGGTACCCTCTGCCGGAAGGAGGATCTGTGCCATCTGGACGCCGGGGCGGTGGCCCGGGTGATCGAATACGGCGGGCGGCTGGCCGAGGACCAGACCCGCCTCTCCACGCGTTTCGCCGAGGTGGCGGACCTGGTGCGGGAGGCCAGCTTCTGGGCCCGCAAGGCCGGCTCCCCCCTGGTGACCGCCGAGCACGTCCGCCAGGCCCTGGAGGCCAAGGTCTATCGCTCCAACCTCATCGAGGAGCGCATCCGCCAGCTGATCGCCGAGGGGACCCTGCTCATCGATGTGGAGGGCGCGAAGGTGGGCCAGGTCAACGGCCTCTCGGTGCTGGACCTGGGGGACTATCGCTTCGGCCGGCCGAACCGCATCACCGCCACCGTCGCCCTGGGACGGGAGGGGGTGATCGACATCGAGCGGGAAGCCCGCCTGGGCGGCCCCATCCACACCAAGGGCGTCCTCATCCTCAGCGGCTACCTGGCCTCCAAATACGCCCAGGACAAGCCGCTGACCCTCTCCGCCCGCCTGGTCTTCGAGCAGTCCTATTCCGGGGTGGAGGGCGACAGCGCCTCCTGCGCGGAGCTGTGCGCCCTGCTGTCGGCCCTCGCCGACGTCCCCATCCGCCAGGGCATCGCCATCACCGGCTCCATCAACCAGAAGGGGGAGCTGCAGGCCATCGGGGGGGTGAACGAGAAGATCGAGGGCTTTTACTACACGTGCAAGGTCAAGGGGCTCACAGGGGAGCAGGGCGTGATCATCCCCGAGGCCAACGTCCGCAACCTGATGCTCCGGGAGGAGGTCGTCGAGGCGGTGCGGGAGGGGAAGTTCCACATCTGGGCCGCCCGCACCGTTGACGAGGCCATCGAGATCCTCACCGGCATCCCCGCGGGGGAGCGCGGGCCCGACGGCCGGTATCCGGAGGGGACGATCAACGCGCGCGTGGATCAGCGGCTCCGGGAGATGGCGGAGACCCTGCAGCGCTTCGGCCGCGAGGAGCGAGGGGAGCGCAAGGCCCCCGAGGCCCGCGAGGAGGGGCGAGGCAACGCTGGAGGCGGCAACATGTCCGTCGAATGA
- a CDS encoding UDP-N-acetylmuramoyl-L-alanyl-D-glutamate--2,6-diaminopimelate ligase, whose product MAPRTLSQLLQALPFPYRHTGGDPWIQDVVTDSRQVRPGALFVAYRGLQHDKHAFIPDALARGAAAVVGERPRETLPLPEDVAYVEVPSGREALAWLCAAFHDFPSRRLILIGVTGTDGKTTTVNLIHSILTAAGVRAGMISTVNAVIGDRVYETGLHTTTPEAPEVQRYLREMVEAGLTHAVLETTSEGLAQHRVTACDFDIAVLTNLTHEHLNFHGTWENYRAAKARLFEMLRASARKGLPKTSILNAEDPSYDYFRRIPADRYLSYAREKPADLTAEEVRFEPGRTRFIARTPVGAIPIETVLVGEYNISNILAAVGVGVALGLPPEAIAEGVRRLPGVPGRMERIDEGQDFIAIVDFAHTPNALEQALKTVRRMTSGRVIVVFGSAGLRDVQKRGMMGRVAGRLADRIVITAEDPRTEDLEAILEAIAEGVRAEGRVEGVDFWRIPDRAEAIRFAVDLAGPGDLVIACGKGHEPSLCYGTVEYPWDEREVMRAALRERLGKGRDLIRPWCYLRALQEKASSG is encoded by the coding sequence ATGGCCCCTCGGACCCTCTCCCAGCTGCTTCAGGCCCTTCCTTTCCCGTATCGTCACACCGGTGGCGACCCGTGGATTCAGGACGTGGTGACCGACTCCCGGCAGGTCCGGCCGGGAGCCCTTTTCGTGGCCTACCGCGGGCTGCAGCACGACAAGCACGCCTTCATCCCCGACGCCCTGGCCCGCGGGGCGGCGGCGGTGGTCGGGGAGCGGCCCCGGGAGACGCTCCCTCTCCCGGAGGACGTGGCCTACGTGGAGGTTCCCAGCGGACGGGAGGCGCTGGCCTGGCTCTGCGCCGCCTTCCACGACTTCCCCTCCCGCCGGTTGATCCTGATCGGTGTGACGGGGACCGACGGCAAGACCACCACCGTGAACCTCATCCACTCCATCCTCACCGCCGCCGGGGTCCGGGCGGGGATGATCAGCACCGTGAACGCCGTGATCGGGGATCGGGTCTATGAGACCGGCCTCCACACCACCACGCCCGAGGCCCCGGAAGTCCAGCGCTATCTCCGCGAGATGGTCGAGGCGGGCCTCACCCACGCCGTGCTGGAGACCACCTCCGAGGGCCTGGCCCAGCACCGGGTCACCGCCTGCGACTTCGACATCGCCGTCCTCACCAACCTCACCCACGAGCACCTGAACTTCCACGGCACATGGGAGAACTACCGGGCCGCCAAGGCCCGCCTGTTCGAGATGCTCCGGGCTTCCGCCCGCAAAGGGCTCCCCAAAACCTCGATCCTGAACGCCGAGGATCCCTCTTACGATTACTTCCGGCGCATCCCGGCCGATCGCTACCTGAGCTACGCCCGGGAGAAGCCGGCCGACCTGACGGCCGAGGAGGTCCGCTTCGAGCCGGGCCGCACCCGCTTCATCGCCCGCACGCCGGTCGGCGCCATCCCCATCGAGACCGTCCTGGTGGGGGAATACAACATCTCCAACATCCTGGCCGCCGTGGGGGTTGGAGTCGCCCTGGGGTTGCCGCCGGAGGCCATCGCCGAGGGCGTGCGGCGCCTCCCGGGCGTCCCGGGCCGGATGGAACGGATCGACGAGGGGCAGGATTTCATCGCCATCGTGGATTTCGCCCACACGCCGAATGCCCTGGAGCAGGCCCTGAAGACCGTCCGGCGCATGACCTCGGGGCGGGTGATCGTGGTCTTTGGCAGCGCCGGGCTGCGGGACGTGCAGAAGCGGGGGATGATGGGCCGCGTGGCCGGACGGCTGGCGGACCGCATCGTGATCACCGCCGAGGATCCCCGGACGGAGGATCTGGAGGCCATCCTGGAGGCCATCGCCGAGGGCGTGCGGGCAGAAGGGCGCGTGGAGGGTGTGGATTTCTGGCGCATCCCGGACCGGGCCGAGGCCATCCGCTTCGCGGTGGACCTGGCGGGGCCGGGCGATCTGGTGATCGCCTGCGGCAAAGGCCACGAGCCCTCGCTGTGTTACGGGACCGTGGAATATCCCTGGGATGAGCGGGAGGTCATGCGCGCCGCCCTGCGGGAGCGGCTGGGGAAAGGCCGCGACCTGATCCGGCCCTGGTGCTACCTCCGCGCCCTGCAGGAAAAAGCTTCTTCCGGCTGA
- a CDS encoding DMT family transporter, which translates to MKATARIRWTLPPWVMGGLLVNLATFTWATNMILGRWLRDSIGPFTLSALRFALAVLCFGVLLRARPPTERRPGPDLPLLLAMALTGVAFFAPTLYGGLRETTAVNATLINGLGPLITGLLTALLIREPFSARQGIAALLGLIGVGIVISGGSPTFWRSLQGRRGDLMVLAALTLWGLYSVLGRRVMARRSALSTTALSMALALPLLIPAALIEQRFLPLRGGPEVALAVLYIGIAPTVLGFLAWNAGVRRLGPGGAMMFYNTLPLYGALLGHFLLREPLGLAHLIGGALILGAGLWAAASPPARAPRSERNDKTDYAS; encoded by the coding sequence ATGAAGGCGACGGCGAGGATCCGGTGGACGTTGCCTCCCTGGGTGATGGGAGGGTTGCTGGTGAACCTGGCCACGTTCACCTGGGCCACCAACATGATCCTGGGGCGGTGGCTGCGGGACAGCATCGGACCCTTCACCCTTTCGGCCCTCCGCTTCGCCCTGGCGGTCCTCTGCTTCGGGGTCCTGCTGCGAGCCCGGCCGCCGACGGAGCGCCGGCCCGGGCCGGACCTCCCGTTGCTGCTCGCCATGGCCTTGACCGGTGTGGCCTTCTTCGCCCCCACCCTCTATGGGGGTCTGCGCGAGACCACCGCCGTCAACGCCACGCTGATCAACGGCCTGGGCCCGCTGATCACCGGCCTCCTGACGGCCCTCCTCATCCGGGAGCCCTTCTCCGCGCGGCAGGGGATCGCCGCCCTCCTGGGGCTGATCGGGGTGGGGATCGTGATCTCCGGCGGCTCCCCGACGTTCTGGCGCTCCCTGCAGGGCCGGCGCGGGGATCTGATGGTGCTGGCCGCGCTGACCCTGTGGGGGCTTTACTCGGTCCTCGGGCGCCGGGTCATGGCCCGCCGCTCCGCCCTCTCCACCACCGCCCTCTCCATGGCCCTGGCGCTCCCCCTGCTGATCCCCGCCGCGCTGATCGAACAGCGCTTCCTGCCGCTGCGGGGAGGCCCGGAGGTGGCCCTGGCTGTCCTTTACATCGGGATCGCCCCCACCGTCCTGGGCTTCCTGGCGTGGAACGCGGGGGTGCGCCGGCTGGGCCCGGGCGGCGCGATGATGTTCTACAACACGCTGCCCCTCTACGGGGCGCTGCTGGGACACTTCCTCCTCCGGGAGCCCCTCGGCCTCGCCCATCTGATCGGCGGGGCCCTGATCCTCGGCGCCGGTTTGTGGGCCGCCGCCTCCCCGCCGGCAAGGGCCCCCCGCTCCGAGCGAAACGACAAAACGGACTATGCTTCATGA